The Cheilinus undulatus linkage group 17, ASM1832078v1, whole genome shotgun sequence genomic sequence GAAGGCCCAAGGCCAAATCCCCCTCTGCATGTTGAACCACTGAAGCTTACTAGTCCTTTATGTAAGCTGGCAATACATACCTTTAGATCATCTTTACATAACTGGATAAGAAAAGCACTCTAAAGTTCAAAGACAGTTCAGAGGAGAGCTTCCTCGCTGTGTAATTTGAAGGAAGAAAACACTGTAACGTGTCAGTCTAGATAAATGTACATGACAATATAAGTAAGAATGAAATAGGATGTATAGATTAGAACAGGAACCCCCACAATGCCTGTAGTCATGCATTCAAGAGATCCATATTATTCATGGACTTAGGGTCATCCTTGTAGCTCAGATGTTTATATCACATGAATTGTGCATTTCCTGATTGTAAATCCAGCCTGAGATATCTGTTAGCCCAGATGCCTTTcactttcttccttttctctccACTCTGTTTCAGTGTGTATTATTATGctgaaaactagaaaataaatGTGATCCAAAGGAGAGAATGAGAGGAAACTTTATCGCCCCCATTTGGCAGGACTTTTGATTAGATCTGCAAATTCTATTAACTTTGGCCAGGCACTATTATAAAGCACTGtaatgcatgtttaaaacattatgcattttcttcaatttttaaatgtgtaacaGCTCAAATCAGTTTTATTATGTATAGGCTGCTGAACAAAATGCTTCATAAAACCAACggaaaactgaaaacaatgtGTAAGAAACCACGATTTCTGAGCTACAGCAAGTTATAAAGACACATTACTCTGAAGTagtaacagagaaaaaataaaatcttgtgCACCATAAGAATATGTCTCCCACAACAAATTGAAATATGGTTACCTACTctaggtaaaaaaataaaagtagcaCCAAGGGCAACAAATGCAGAATGATATGATAAAAATAGTTGCACATTTTAGTGCTTTTGCTATTCCAGGAATGACCATgcattattgattattatatTTCTAGAATGTAAAGCTCCAGTGAGAAACTTTCAgcttgtgttgattttggttCCCCCTATGGAAAAAAAGTCACTCGTATATCTTTTCTGATTTCTATTAATGGTTAAATGCATCACTTGATGAGAATCTCAGCAGTAGAAAATATAATCAAAGGTTGCTTTTGGCAGTATGCCATGACTCATTTAATCTGACACTGACCCTGTctacccaaaaaaaaaaaaaaactggcacagATATCACTGTCTTCTCCTAATTGTCATATCTGCTATTGTAGGCCATATAGACATGAGTATTAATTTCAGAACTGTTTTGTAACCAGCTAAAATCTCCTCACCGGAGCTTCTTTATGTCTTTATAACGTACTGTATTGCTTAAATCTCTGTTGGCTTTTGGTGAAAAAATGCTTCACAACAAGTGTAAAACATTATTTCTGAAGGAACTGCTATATATGAAAGTGTAACTTAAAAAGACTGGAGTGCCTAAACTTACTACGGTAGCCCCAAGTGGACATagatccatacattttattcaaCGGATTTCCCattttgtttgctttctttAGATCTTGTCGTAAATATTGCACAataagtaaggcaatttgtgtttggttgatTATTTTAAGTTGTAACAAGGCTTCTTGATATTAAATCTTACACTGTTAGAAAGcccatttattttcattttaaatgctgACACAcatgtaaggaacatgcatttgctgggtgagcagcagagctgagtaatTTGGTTGCgtccattaaaaaaatccaaatctttCCTGCTAATGCAGCTTATGGCAGCCCTTCACCTGAGGACTTTGCTAATTTGTCGGCAAGCAGTTGAGTTTTTATTCTCAGgataagattttgcaaagactgctGATCACtgactacaagactagaatacgattccttttgagattattttccatcatgcatctggtggaaattcacaatgATTTTTGAGCAGACAAGAAGATGTAAAACAAGATGGAGATCACATTTGAGTCAATATCGCTTATAATCTGATGCTTTTAAAGGGgtcatattatgcaaaaaatcactttttcaggcttttctaaccaaaatatgtgcccctggcctgtccacaatcccctcaagtactagaaaaatccattccctttcaCCCTCTCTTTCAGAAAATGCGAGCTAAAACAAGCCCTTCTTCAGAATTTCCCCTTATgactcatgtggggagttagccccgcctgcaggtttggttggcccgcCCCAATTGGAAGAAGGTTCCACCTTGTGTCCTGATCTTTCTCTCatctgccagctgagatgctggactGCTCAGTgtgttaccctgctgactttgataAGGGAGACTGAtggttcgaatcccagtcaggtccttgactttggataaaagtatctgtgacattgtaacatcaggagtgctgtatccattccctgagaggggtgtggtcaggggcggagtcagacagctcattaacatttaaagccacagacacagaaacgactcgttctgagaagggctgaaacagaggaaaaaatcctatactagagcatttttcagcaacaaacttcacaggcatgttttgggggacctctgagaccaatataaacttgtcttcaaAGGGTAtaatatgttccctttaaaTCCTTTACATCGtgtagaaatgaaaggaaagttaaacaccaaagcaactttgcatgttactgcaacaactgaAGAACTATCCCAgcaacacttcagaataaaagtaccatATGAAAATGCGAGTAGTCTCACCACAGGAACAGACTGGGCTTGTACTTTGAAAATCCTAATGGCGGTTTACCActcctgtcatgtcagcctgttATGAATTAACATACAAGGTATACAAACAaacaggtgcagagatctgactgcagctctgggcAGTAAAGTTTTTCCATGATTTCGCtccgactttggaattttgtatGTGACTTTGAAATCGGAGGACaagtcgttaggtgtaaggccgTCTTTActctgctgttgctactgactcttgttttgagcttctggaaCCCCCAgatgctgacaatcaggtgccaatcaggcacctgattgtcagcacctgtgagcatgggccctccTAGCATGGTCAGTAGGTGTCAgctccaagaatcagcatgccacatttgactgcTCTGGATAGGGCTTGGAAATAGAAAAACTttaagctggtgttccgcaaaaccaagttgtggcttcatttggagtgagccctagcaccatctccaaactgaaggccaagttccacaCGGGGCATTTCAGAGACATGGGCATCCCAAGTAGatgacaccccaagaagacgGACAGTCTGCCATGACTGGCCTTTCCGGTTAGGCCCGTTTGCACTGGTGTTAgcaacacgtgcactggaacctgaacatgtggaggaatgtttTGTTCATCAATTAGTCCAGATCCAGCTTATGGCAGTTtgatcatagggtcaaagtgtggagaagactgAGGGAAAGCTATGCTAATTTACTGCACCGAtagtgggatcagcttgggggTTTGGGTGATTTTGGGAACAGCTTTAGTGCCAGAgggaccaacacaaccacactggttGACTTGTGAAAAATGCTGTCTGAGGagtgggatgccatcccacagcagtgtctGACCAGGCTGGTAATCAGCATGAGGAGGTACCAGGCTGTTTTGGCTGtatatggttcttccacacacttctgaggctcctgtttgttacaTTAGTAAATCGTGAACTTgcaaatatgtttttctttcttcaggcttcaatcatccagtccaccaaacaacatcaaacaagagtcagtggcataataagctgtttggcattggcagagaagatttggtaaGTTTCTCATGGGTACAtctcacatactcagctctgctgctcatcccataaaaGCATGTTCCCtgcaaatgtggcatcatttataaaggaaataaactgGCTTTCCATCAGTATAAGATTTGATGGCAAGAGGCACTGTTTCAACAACAAAGTAATCTGCCATTTACTTTTTGTTCTATGATTATTTCGCTATTTATACTGAGGTAACATTAATTGTTTTTCTGTGATTGGGaaatgtttttagtcattttctctAGACCTCATAAATTTACTAATGACcagaaaatctgcatttttatcctgacacaaataagaaaaatgagCAAGTCAAGATCTCTTGAAAACAATTGAAATGTACACGTGATGATGGGGAATCTGAGTAAAATAGAATGTATGATACATCCACTGAAGGCCTCCGTATGATAGAGAATTAtgttaaacttgtttttaatgtaCATGGTCCCACAGTGATATCTATCTTAGCAAAGCAGATAACTTGGGTAGAAAGTAAACTCAGATGAAATTGGATTcctaacaaaataaaaatgacatctTTGGTCTCTTTACAATATGGGATGATAAATTGGCTGGTTTTCAATTAACTCTTGCTCTACAGTTGATCCTTGGCttcattctttttaaaaagtgcataacATGGTAGAAGTTTAGGTGTACTTTACAAGAAATGTACTGtttgcaaagtcacaaaaataatGGCATTGATAATACCTAGgacaataaaacaacattagCATCATCTTGTATATTAACAGCATACCTGCGATCGAGAGGTGTGTCTGAGAAATAGTATACAactgcacaaaaataaaaacaaatgattctGGTTTCAGTGCATggcaaaacactttaaataaacagcTGCTAAAAAAGATCATGTCAGCATTCTTGGacagaaaactaaacttttcaCTCTTCTGTGTCACAGTAACACATTGCCACATACAGTAGATAAATAATATACTCTGAACATTTAGCTTCTTGGTGTTGGGGAGAGAAATCTTTGCACAGATTCAAACACCTGAGCAGGGCAGTCCAGAGGCTGTAAATCGAGTAAGAgctctttctttctgctttgTGTGCTGTGGTTTTCCTCACTGTAGCCATGCTCCAGACAGCCTTTCTTTAAGCTGGGTCTGATAACAGCATAGGGGTGCACACATACAGTCTTGTCTAAAGAGTCTGGTTTGATGAGGATCTCCAAGTCCACCTCATCTTTCTCCTTCTGTACATTCTTTATCTCCCTCTGTTCATATGCATCTCTCCACTGTACTCTATGGTCCTCTTTAGGATTCTTCTCCTTTCTTGTCCCCCACACTGGGGGCATCACTGTGTCAGGTGATGGGTTGTGGTCCCTTCTTTTCAGCAAGCCTTGCTCTGAGATGGAAGTCTTGATCagatcaaagaaaaataaagatgtcaTTTACATGACCTAGATGCAATAATTTGTCATGTCTTTAAGGGTGATGGcttgaaaaatatttgtatGAAAATCAACAAATGTTAAAGCGAACACCTACCTTACCTGTTCCGTGCTTTGGCTTTCTCTTCCCTTGGTCTGTGTTGACAGTGAGTTGTATTCTTTGTCCCTTAGAGCTCCGAGGGAATAACTGGACTTCAGAGAGTGGCCGATAGGATCCAGCTCTACATCACTCCAAATCTGCTATGAGGGGTACAGACATATTACAAGAAAAGGTAAGAAGAATGTGACGCAGCGTGATAACTTAACTTGgcctttaaaatcttttttgttcactagccactgtagctagggATTAATAGCCACTCAACATTTTCACTAGCCTCAATTTGTTATTGggaatttacattttgtatGTCAAATCTGACACATCTGGGATGGgatgaaacaaaacatatgCTTAATTTTCCCTTAACAAGCTCTGTCTTGCAATAAAGTGCTTCTCAGTGTAGAGTGTTAAATTTCACTGCTGATAGATTTGCTGAGGTATCAGAGATATAGGTCAAATATAGGCAATACACCGTTTGcaacatacagtgcctataaaggtattcaccccctttaatgTTTTAccgttttattgattttataaatcagtcatggtcaatatgatttggctttttgacaaaagaaatttacaaatgaacctctttaatgtcaaagtgaaaacagatttctacaaattaatgtcaatttaaaaaagtatgtaATGTACAATGACTGCGTAAATATCCAGTCTTTTTAAAGTGacagacctaattcaacagaggcttagccagttggtgctattagtttcacaattagtgaaatggggatcacctgagtgcagtgaatgtgtcctAAGTGATTGTAGcacaaagacacctgtgtcttcgaggtccagtcactggtttatcagttttcctggctaccattataccatgaagacaaaggaacacttcaagcaactcagagaaaaggttgttgaaagtataagtcaggggatggatacaaaaatatccaaggcactgaatattCCTGGGAGTTCAGTcgaatccatcatcaagaaatgatcATGCCATCCTCAccaactgagtgaccgtgcaaggaggagactagtgagagagaccaccaagacacctatgactactctggagaagttacaagcttcagcagctgggatgggagagactttgcagacaacaactgttggccgggttcttcaccagtcagagctttatgggagagtggcaaagagaaagccactgttgaagaaaacacatttaatctTAACAGGAGTTCACCAAAAGGGATGTGGGaggctccatggtcaagtaggagaaaggtctttggtctgaattgaccaaaatgatgctttttggtcATAGgacaaacacactatccccactgtgaagcatggtggtggcagcatcatgctgtgggggtgtttctcatcagcaggccctggaaggcttgtaaaggtagagggtacaatgaatgcagcaaaaaataggaaaatcctcgaggacagtcttatttagtctgcatgGCTtgataaaagatttattttccagcaagacagttacccaaagcatacagcgaaagctacacagaaatggtttaaagacaagaaggtgaatgttctggagggaCCCAGTCAAaccccagacctcagtccaatagagaatttgggGCTAGACTTGAAAAGTGCTATTCATGGCCTATCTCTGTGCAACCGGACTTAGCtcgagcagttttgcaaaggatAAAAGGAGTAAAATTGCATTTTCCTTAtatgactgagacctatccacacagactcagagctgtgattgcacaagaaggtgcatttactaaatactgacataaagggggtgaatatatGCACTTATTTTGTATTAGCTATCTacatttgacattactttttagatGTGTGTTTTCACTTGGCATTTAAGAGGGGTTTTTGtcgaaaagccaaattatattgacaatgattgatgtttaaaatcaattaaagggaaaaacatgCAAGTGGGTGGTGAATACTATTTATAGGTTCTGTGTTTGGCTGATTCTGATGTCTGATTTTTCCTGGTCTTAGCTGATGatttagatttgttttctgATACCAATTTTCTTTGGTTACAGTTCTGAACATGGAAATCAACGATTATACTGTTTGAAACAATCAAAGTCTGGCTGACACCTCCTAAAAACAATCTGGGATTAAAAGATTTTACTCATGAATGCGTTATTACATCAGGTAATCCTTGTCTTAGGTGGTAGGAAATAATAACTTAGTGAAAtattaaagcagcagaaaaataccagctttaaaagtgaaaataaccCGTTTAGTTCTCAGCAGACCGTGAAGGATGCCATCTCCCAAAATTGCCAAAAAGGTTTGCAAACTGTGCAGGTAACTGTTTTTTGCACCCACATGGTTTAGAAGAACAGAAAGCAGTTGCATATTGTTCATTTAGAGTTCCTTATAAGGGCTAAAAcataagttttattttcatttccatCCATGAATCCCCACTCTATCAGGAAGCAGAACGGGACAGTATGAGCAAAGAACTGCAAcagttaaagacaaaaagtgacTCTGCCTTAAGTGATATATTGCAGAAGCCTTACTCACTGTGTCTGTCGTTGACATTGAGGAGACTCTTTGAAACTTTGTTTTGGAGACTGATGACTGTCTGCTCAGCATTAAGTCCCTGAAGGAGGACTCACTTTGGGACACTGAGATGCAGTCCCTCTTTGGTGCCTGGGTCAGAAAGTGAAGGCAGGGAACCTTTTCTGCTAGGGTGTCTCTGTTGAATAACATAATTATTTTGTAGCAAAACCTCCTTTTTATGCTGAGCTTCTTTATATCTTGGAGGGCTATACTCACCTGTATTTAGAGTGAATGATAGCATAGATGAAAGGGTTATAAATGGCCGATGCCTTGGCTATAACAGCAGGAACAGCTTTGGAATAAGGATTGAGGATGCTTCCATATCTGAAAAAGATAAAG encodes the following:
- the opn4xa gene encoding opsin 4xa isoform X1: MDRDHGFYRQVDVHDHAHYIVAFFVLVIGTVGVTGNALVMYAFFCNKKLRTPPNYFIMNLAVSDFLMAITQSPIFFVNSLYKGWIFGETGCKIYAFCGALFGITSMINLLAISIDRYIVITKPLQAIQWTSKRRTCLIILLVWLYSLAWSLAPLLGWSSYIPEGLMTSCTWDYVTSTPANKSYTLMLCCFVFFIPLGIISYCYLCMFLAIRRASRDVEKLGSQVRKSALIQQQSIKTEWKLAKIAFVVIIVFVLSWSPYACVTLIAWAGYGSILNPYSKAVPAVIAKASAIYNPFIYAIIHSKYRDTLAEKVPCLHFLTQAPKRDCISVSQSESSFRDLMLSRQSSVSKTKFQRVSSMSTTDTQIWSDVELDPIGHSLKSSYSLGALRDKEYNSLSTQTKGRESQSTEQTSISEQGLLKRRDHNPSPDTVMPPVWGTRKEKNPKEDHRVQWRDAYEQREIKNVQKEKDEVDLEILIKPDSLDKTVCVHPYAVIRPSLKKGCLEHGYSEENHSTQSRKKELLLDLQPLDCPAQVFESVQRFLSPTPRS
- the opn4xa gene encoding opsin 4xa isoform X2; its protein translation is MDRDHGFYRQVDVHDHAHYIVAFFVLVIGTVGVTGNALVMYAFFCNKKLRTPPNYFIMNLAVSDFLMAITQSPIFFVNSLYKGWIFGETGCKIYAFCGALFGITSMINLLAISIDRYIVITKPLQAIQWTSKRRTCLIILLVWLYSLAWSLAPLLGWSSYIPEGLMTSCTWDYVTSTPANKSYTLMLCCFVFFIPLGIISYCYLCMFLAIRRASRDVEKLGSQVRKSALIQQQSIKTEWKLAKIAFVVIIVFVLSWSPYACVTLIAWAGYGSILNPYSKAVPAVIAKASAIYNPFIYAIIHSKYRDTLAEKVPCLHFLTQAPKRDCISVSQSESSFRDLMLSRQSSVSKTKFQRVSSMSTTDTIWSDVELDPIGHSLKSSYSLGALRDKEYNSLSTQTKGRESQSTEQTSISEQGLLKRRDHNPSPDTVMPPVWGTRKEKNPKEDHRVQWRDAYEQREIKNVQKEKDEVDLEILIKPDSLDKTVCVHPYAVIRPSLKKGCLEHGYSEENHSTQSRKKELLLDLQPLDCPAQVFESVQRFLSPTPRS